Within the Comamonadaceae bacterium OTU4NAUVB1 genome, the region TCAGCATCATGCCGCGGTCGGCGATGTCGGCGCCGAGTTCGGGCGGCGTCTGCTCCAGCGCGTTCTTGACGGCCGAGACGATGTTGTTGAGCGGGTCGGTCAGCGCCTCCAGCACCTCGTTGCTGCTGATGGTGAAGCTGCGCGGCACGCCCTCGCTGAGGTTGCGGCCCTTGACCTCCATCTCCTTGATCTCGGAGCCCGGGAAGGCCGAGCCGATGGTCTTCTTGATGACCTCGGCCGTCGGCTCGCCGATCAGCATGCCGTAGTTGCGGCGGATGTAGTTGATGATGGCCTCGTCGAAGCGGTCGCCGCCCACGCGCACGCTGCCCTTGTAGACCATGCCGCCCAGCGAGATCACGCCCACCTCGGTCGTGCCGCCGCCGATGTCCACCACCATCGAGCCGCTCGCCTCGCTCACCGGCAGGCCCGCGCCGATCGCCGCCGCCATCGGCTCCTCGATCAGGTAGACCGCCGTGGCGCCGGCGGCCTCGGCCGCGTCCTTGATGGCGCGGCGCTCGACCTGGGTCGAGCCGCAGGGCACGCAGATGATGATGCGCGGGCTGGGCGCGAGCAGCGAGCGCGGATGCACCATCCGGATGAACTGCTTGATCATCTGTTCGGTGATGACGAAGTCCGCGATCACACCGTCCTTCATGGGACGGATGGCCTCGATGTTGCCGGGCACCTTGCCGAGCATCGCCTTGGCCTCCCGCCCGACCGCCTGGATCACCTTCTTGCCGTGCGGGCCGCCTTCGTGACGGATCGCGACGACGGACGGCTCGTCCAGGACGATGCCCTTGTTGCGGGCGAATATCAGGGTGTTGGCGGTGCCGAGATCGATCGCGAGGTCGGTCGAAAAGTACCGACGGAAAGCTCCGAACATGTGGGATTCCTCTGGGGCACGGCACGCGCTTCGGGCATGGCGCCGCCCTCTATCTGGGTCGTCTGACGGGGTGGATGGATCGCTCTTGCGGCAAAAACCGGCGCGTTCGCGGGGGGTGCGGCAAAGGCGGGATAATACCCGAATCCCCCCGGCGACCCCTTGCCGCGACCCCCGAAGGACGCGGCTTCCATGCCTCGCCGGCGCCCTCCCGCAGGGTGCCCGGCGGGCGGCTCCGGAGGCGTGTGTCGACCTGTCCTGGACCCCCCTTCTCCGGCCCTTCTCCCGCCCTTTCCCGTCCTCTCCCATGCCGCTCCAATCCTCCGACATCGCCCGCATCGCCGCGCTCGCGCGACTGCGGCTGGCCCCCGACGAAAGCACCCGCATGCTCG harbors:
- a CDS encoding rod shape-determining protein; the protein is MFGAFRRYFSTDLAIDLGTANTLIFARNKGIVLDEPSVVAIRHEGGPHGKKVIQAVGREAKAMLGKVPGNIEAIRPMKDGVIADFVITEQMIKQFIRMVHPRSLLAPSPRIIICVPCGSTQVERRAIKDAAEAAGATAVYLIEEPMAAAIGAGLPVSEASGSMVVDIGGGTTEVGVISLGGMVYKGSVRVGGDRFDEAIINYIRRNYGMLIGEPTAEVIKKTIGSAFPGSEIKEMEVKGRNLSEGVPRSFTISSNEVLEALTDPLNNIVSAVKNALEQTPPELGADIADRGMMLTGGGALLRDLDRLLAEETGLPVLVAEEPLTCVVRGCGMALERMDRLGSIFTSE